One Festucalex cinctus isolate MCC-2025b chromosome 3, RoL_Fcin_1.0, whole genome shotgun sequence DNA window includes the following coding sequences:
- the LOC144016342 gene encoding uncharacterized protein LOC144016342 isoform X2: MSRDIKSHSFSRRLRGRVSRCGRAIMMKKLFKFTRRKTSTDASDSSSIVSTASDISENEKGKFHKAPRQSDTAELEQLVKNVDVNVVDKYNRLQPKQKLQEEHSDNMEISEEFDELTSSSYAVMDEDNPFKMKLDDIGSQQDQQATLRPTEHQGCAEKLAKLKEEKAQLKNQLEEAKDDQRVMKHKFMQMQSELSHLRSSKQQQERLEEELRQTQVQLSQQRCAIAQLQQKLKSQDCKQQTMEEDYMRTKHNEEHLRTELENSSTKQRDLLKENEDLKEELEDLRQDLRLTKDNQAASVLEWNNVVTGIVNDRLETEALRSCLAAAEHRRAEAEKALLQEQQQLKDKHAIEMDTQRKLSQKLSKAKAYGSSMKNKVEMVEAQLTAKNAESAALRHEMDQIKASVKESQKECVAKEIAAADAQRNFTATQKQLQAELADLTKKLSKSEADLEVQMRYRKECEEEKSRLHKKVDKMKEDVADAKMSVKQQEEVVHRQRALLRDAKRRLRDHQASDIEREKNKQQLENERRTLTHRPETNTAEHVEQDRREIEENVRPEIQQKIHETKLWLQSQEATQAEADQTKATTEASLQSKIQDLEGELQRARSIQQEKDEELKRCQQMLREEQSLRNDLQRANSQLSERCKSVIPPASPIVAPPSGTTVGLSSTTILNNPVLGRENGNLEAYKLRQQFNELQADLKKVVASCCQSMRTRQLAEEMRRHNQDTDDLLAKFRRDLDETITKAVSDLPL; encoded by the exons GTGATATAAAGAGCCATTCATTCTCACGGCGGCTGAGAGGAAGAGTGTCGAGGTGTGGACGCGCCATAAT GATGAAGAAACTATTCAAGTTCACGAGGAGGAAGACGTCAACTGACGCGTCGGACAGCTCTTCTATCGTCAGCACTGCCAGCGATATCAGCGAAAATGAGAAGGGCAAATTTCACAAGGCTCCCCGGCAGAGTGACACGGCCGAGCTGGAGCAACTTGTCAAAAATGTTGATGTCAATGTGGTTGACAAGTACAACAG GTTGCAGCCCAAACAAAAGCTTCAAGAAGAG CACAGTGACAATATGGAGATCTCTGAAGAATTTGATGAGCTCACATCCTCATCATATGCGGTCATGGATGAAG ACAACCCATTTAAGATGAAGCTGGACGACATTGGGAGCCAACAAGATCAGCAGGCCACCCTGAGGCCAACAGAGCATCAAGGCTGCGCTGAAAAGTTGGCAAAACTAAAAGAGGAGAAGGCACAGCTAAAGAACCAATTGGAGGAGGCGAAAGATGATCAGCGTGTCATGAAGCACAAATTCATGCAAATGCAAAGTGAACTCTCACACCTCAG atCGTCAAAACAACAGCAGGAAAGG CTTGAGGAAGAACTCCGACAGACCCAAGTGCAGTTGTCTCAGCAACGTTGCGCAATTGCGCAGCTGCAGCAAAAACTCAAAAGTCAGGACTGCAAGCAACAGACCATGGAAGAGGACTACATGAGAACCAAACATAACGAG GAGCATCTGAGAACAGAGCTCGAGAACAGCAGCACCAAACAAAGAGACCTCCTGAAGGAGAACGAAGATCTCAAGGAGGAGCTTGAAGATCTTCGCCAAGATCTCAGACTTACAAAGGACAACCAAGCGGCGAGTGTTTTGGAATGGAACAACGTGGTCACGGGAATCGTGAATGACCGACTGGAGACCGAGGCCCTCCGCTCCTGCCTGGCGGCTGCAGAGCATCGTCGCGCGGAAGCAGAGAAAGCTCTGCTCCAGGAGCAGCAGCAACTTAAAGACAAACATGCAA TTGAGATGGACACTCAACGGAAACTCTCCCAGAAGCTGTCCAAAGCGAAGGCATACGGCAGCTCGATGAAGAACAAGGTGGAGATGGTGGAAGCGCAGCTGACGGCGAAAAACGCGGAGAGCGCCGCCCTGCGGCACGAGATGGACCAGATCAAAGCGAGCGTCAAAGAGTCCCAAAAAGAGTGCGTTGCAAAGGAGATCGCCGCCGCGGATGCACAAAGGAATTTCACG GCTACGCAGAAGCAGTTGCAGGCCGAGTTAGCTGACTTGACGAAGAAGCTGTCAAAGTCTGAAGCCGATTTAGAGGTCCAGATGCGATATCGCAAGGAATGCGAGGAAGAGAAATCACGGCTCCACAAAAAAGTagacaag ATGAAAGAAGACGTAGCCGACGCCAAAATGTCCGTCAAACAGCAAGAAGAGGTTGTGCACAG GCAACGAGCGCTACTTCGAGACGCCAAGAGGAGATTGCGAGATCACCAAGCAAGCGACATAGAGAGAGAAAAG AATAAGCAGCAGCTGGAGAATGAGCGGCGCACCCTGACACACAGACCGGAGACAAACACGGCGGAGCATGTGGAGCAGGACCGCCGTGAAATCGAGGAGAACGTCAGACCGGAAATCCAGCAGAAAATACACGAGACCAAATTATGGTTGCAG TCCCAGGAAGCGACGCAGGCGGAAGCGGACCAGACTAAAGCCACAACTGAAGCCAGCCTGCAGTCCAAGATCCAAGATCTGGAGGGCGAACTGCAGCGAGCGCGAAGCATCCAGCAGGAGAAAGACGAAGAGCTGAAGCGATGCCAACAGATGCTCAGGGAAGAGCAGTCGCTGCGCAACGACCTGCAAAG GGCGAACAGTCAGCTGAGCGAGCGCTGCAAGTCTGTCATCCCCCCAGCGAGCCCCATCGTGGCTCCTCCCTCCGGCACAACGGTGGGGTTGTCCTCAACAACAATCCTCAACAATCCTGTGCTTGGAAGAGAGAACGGCAATTTGGAGGCTTACAAG TTAAGGCAGCAGTTTAACGAGCTCCAGGCGGACCTGAAGAAGGTGGTGGCCTCATGCTGCCAGTCGATGAGGACCAGGCAGCTGGCCGAGGAGATGCGCAGACACAACCAAGATACGGACGACCTTCTGGCCAAG TTCCGTCGAGACCTGGACGAAACCATAACAAAAGCAGTGTCCGATT tgcCTTTATGA
- the LOC144016760 gene encoding uncharacterized protein LOC144016760, producing MYAVMIISVVLRGAFAVSSSDKDACDVYAAVGQTTELPFVYNHLASTDALCWTHNGTVVFNREQTRVSVGKPEDVSKTGSLLLRNLKLSSGGWYQATVRHPNRTLVTMWTARLCTVDKVPQPRLGYVCDLKIGSVNLSCHVANPHDLSFSWIVDDVTLPGATRQTLNVSLERENNFACRVKNRFSTEKSDTVRPACKNLPVTSPATPSTLLCLTSKTIIAMLAGEAALFLLLLIVVSVLCRRGRNNADIRVPRKGDFRMASVRQPRSELSSPDYETMNPADLPAQFPEPQPRICHPNASTLSENRPQRELAAAKDPSPVPKPRTKNPQRTNM from the coding sequence ATGTATGCCGTCATGATCATCTCCGTCGTCCTGCGTGGAGCCTTTGCCGTCTCTTCCTCCGACAAGGACGCGTGCGACGTGTACGCCGCGGTCGGCCAAACGACGGAGCTTCCGTTCGTTTACAACCATCTGGCCAGCACGGACGCGCTGTGCTGGACCCACAACGGCACCGTCGTTTTCAACCGGGAGCAAACGCGGGTTTCCGTCGGGAAACCCGAGGACGTCTCCAAGACCGGCTCCCTCCTGCTGAGGAACCTGAAGCTCTCCAGCGGGGGCTGGTACCAGGCCACCGTGCGCCATCCCAACCGCACCCTGGTCACCATGTGGACCGCCCGTCTCTGCACCGTGGACAAGGTGCCGCAACCGCGGCTCGGTTACGTCTGCGACCTGAAAATCGGTTCGGTCAATCTGAGCTGTCACGTCGCCAATCCTCACGATTTGTCCTTCTCGTGGATCGTCGATGATGTGACGTTACCGGGTGCGACCCGGCAGACGTTGAACGTATCCCTAGAGAGAGAGAATAATTTCGCTTGTAGGGTAAAGAACAGATTCAGCACGGAGAAGAGTGACACTGTTCGTCCGGCCTGTAAAAATCTGCCGGTGACTTCACCGGCGACGCCTTCAACCCTGCTTTGTTTGACATCCAAAACGATCATCGCCATGCTGGCGGGAGAAGCGgcactctttcttcttcttctcatcgTCGTCTCCGTTCTGTGCCGCCGCGGACGCAACAACGCCGATATCCGCGTGCCGAGAAAAGGAGACTTCAGAATGGCTTCCGTAAGGCAACCCAGATCTGAGCTCAGTAGTCCAGATTACGAGACCATGAACCCCGCGGACCTTCCCGCCCAGTTTCCAGAACCTCAACCTAGAATTTGTCACCCGAATGCTTCGACGCTCAGCGAAAACCGTCCACAGCGAGAACTAGCTGCTGCAAAAGACCCCTCACCAGTGCCAAAGCCCAGGACCAAGAACCCCCAGAGAACAAACATGTGA
- the LOC144016342 gene encoding uncharacterized protein LOC144016342 isoform X1, protein MSRDIKSHSFSRRLRGRVSRCGRAIMMKKLFKFTRRKTSTDASDSSSIVSTASDISENEKGKFHKAPRQSDTAELEQLVKNVDVNVVDKYNRLQPKQKLQEEHSDNMEISEEFDELTSSSYAVMDEDNPFKMKLDDIGSQQDQQATLRPTEHQGCAEKLAKLKEEKAQLKNQLEEAKDDQRVMKHKFMQMQSELSHLRSSKQQQERLEEELRQTQVQLSQQRCAIAQLQQKLKSQDCKQQTMEEDYMRTKHNEEHLRTELENSSTKQRDLLKENEDLKEELEDLRQDLRLTKDNQAASVLEWNNVVTGIVNDRLETEALRSCLAAAEHRRAEAEKALLQEQQQLKDKHAIEMDTQRKLSQKLSKAKAYGSSMKNKVEMVEAQLTAKNAESAALRHEMDQIKASVKESQKECVAKEIAAADAQRNFTATQKQLQAELADLTKKLSKSEADLEVQMRYRKECEEEKSRLHKKVDKMKEDVADAKMSVKQQEEVVHRQRALLRDAKRRLRDHQASDIEREKNKQQLENERRTLTHRPETNTAEHVEQDRREIEENVRPEIQQKIHETKLWLQSQEATQAEADQTKATTEASLQSKIQDLEGELQRARSIQQEKDEELKRCQQMLREEQSLRNDLQRANSQLSERCKSVIPPASPIVAPPSGTTVGLSSTTILNNPVLGRENGNLEAYKLRQQFNELQADLKKVVASCCQSMRTRQLAEEMRRHNQDTDDLLAKFRRDLDETITKAVSDSSPLYTFSPCLSPVSRARQQYVDVMVRNRAA, encoded by the exons GTGATATAAAGAGCCATTCATTCTCACGGCGGCTGAGAGGAAGAGTGTCGAGGTGTGGACGCGCCATAAT GATGAAGAAACTATTCAAGTTCACGAGGAGGAAGACGTCAACTGACGCGTCGGACAGCTCTTCTATCGTCAGCACTGCCAGCGATATCAGCGAAAATGAGAAGGGCAAATTTCACAAGGCTCCCCGGCAGAGTGACACGGCCGAGCTGGAGCAACTTGTCAAAAATGTTGATGTCAATGTGGTTGACAAGTACAACAG GTTGCAGCCCAAACAAAAGCTTCAAGAAGAG CACAGTGACAATATGGAGATCTCTGAAGAATTTGATGAGCTCACATCCTCATCATATGCGGTCATGGATGAAG ACAACCCATTTAAGATGAAGCTGGACGACATTGGGAGCCAACAAGATCAGCAGGCCACCCTGAGGCCAACAGAGCATCAAGGCTGCGCTGAAAAGTTGGCAAAACTAAAAGAGGAGAAGGCACAGCTAAAGAACCAATTGGAGGAGGCGAAAGATGATCAGCGTGTCATGAAGCACAAATTCATGCAAATGCAAAGTGAACTCTCACACCTCAG atCGTCAAAACAACAGCAGGAAAGG CTTGAGGAAGAACTCCGACAGACCCAAGTGCAGTTGTCTCAGCAACGTTGCGCAATTGCGCAGCTGCAGCAAAAACTCAAAAGTCAGGACTGCAAGCAACAGACCATGGAAGAGGACTACATGAGAACCAAACATAACGAG GAGCATCTGAGAACAGAGCTCGAGAACAGCAGCACCAAACAAAGAGACCTCCTGAAGGAGAACGAAGATCTCAAGGAGGAGCTTGAAGATCTTCGCCAAGATCTCAGACTTACAAAGGACAACCAAGCGGCGAGTGTTTTGGAATGGAACAACGTGGTCACGGGAATCGTGAATGACCGACTGGAGACCGAGGCCCTCCGCTCCTGCCTGGCGGCTGCAGAGCATCGTCGCGCGGAAGCAGAGAAAGCTCTGCTCCAGGAGCAGCAGCAACTTAAAGACAAACATGCAA TTGAGATGGACACTCAACGGAAACTCTCCCAGAAGCTGTCCAAAGCGAAGGCATACGGCAGCTCGATGAAGAACAAGGTGGAGATGGTGGAAGCGCAGCTGACGGCGAAAAACGCGGAGAGCGCCGCCCTGCGGCACGAGATGGACCAGATCAAAGCGAGCGTCAAAGAGTCCCAAAAAGAGTGCGTTGCAAAGGAGATCGCCGCCGCGGATGCACAAAGGAATTTCACG GCTACGCAGAAGCAGTTGCAGGCCGAGTTAGCTGACTTGACGAAGAAGCTGTCAAAGTCTGAAGCCGATTTAGAGGTCCAGATGCGATATCGCAAGGAATGCGAGGAAGAGAAATCACGGCTCCACAAAAAAGTagacaag ATGAAAGAAGACGTAGCCGACGCCAAAATGTCCGTCAAACAGCAAGAAGAGGTTGTGCACAG GCAACGAGCGCTACTTCGAGACGCCAAGAGGAGATTGCGAGATCACCAAGCAAGCGACATAGAGAGAGAAAAG AATAAGCAGCAGCTGGAGAATGAGCGGCGCACCCTGACACACAGACCGGAGACAAACACGGCGGAGCATGTGGAGCAGGACCGCCGTGAAATCGAGGAGAACGTCAGACCGGAAATCCAGCAGAAAATACACGAGACCAAATTATGGTTGCAG TCCCAGGAAGCGACGCAGGCGGAAGCGGACCAGACTAAAGCCACAACTGAAGCCAGCCTGCAGTCCAAGATCCAAGATCTGGAGGGCGAACTGCAGCGAGCGCGAAGCATCCAGCAGGAGAAAGACGAAGAGCTGAAGCGATGCCAACAGATGCTCAGGGAAGAGCAGTCGCTGCGCAACGACCTGCAAAG GGCGAACAGTCAGCTGAGCGAGCGCTGCAAGTCTGTCATCCCCCCAGCGAGCCCCATCGTGGCTCCTCCCTCCGGCACAACGGTGGGGTTGTCCTCAACAACAATCCTCAACAATCCTGTGCTTGGAAGAGAGAACGGCAATTTGGAGGCTTACAAG TTAAGGCAGCAGTTTAACGAGCTCCAGGCGGACCTGAAGAAGGTGGTGGCCTCATGCTGCCAGTCGATGAGGACCAGGCAGCTGGCCGAGGAGATGCGCAGACACAACCAAGATACGGACGACCTTCTGGCCAAG TTCCGTCGAGACCTGGACGAAACCATAACAAAAGCAGTGTCCGATT CCTCCCCCCTGTACACCTTTTCGCCATGCTTGTCACCGGTCAGTCGGGCAAGGCAGCAGTATGTGGACGTCATGGTGAGGAACCGTGCGGCATGA